CTTAACACACTTGCCAAGAAGATTTGGCATTGGTGTATGTCAAGGGAAATCTGGCTGTCTGCTCAGTATGTTCCTGGAGATTTAAATGCTGAGGCTGATTTTGCCTCACGGCTTTTTTCTGAGGACCTCGAGTGGTCCCTACATCCAACCATCTTCAGTGAACTCCAATCAACCATTTGGAGCCCTGATATAGATTTATTTGCTTCTAGGCTAAACTTTAAGGTGGAGAAATATGTTTCTTGGCATCCTGACCCAGGGGCATATGCAGTTGATGCTTTTTCCCTGTCCTGGTCTAACATGGGTTGTTACATCTTTCCACCTTTCAGTCTTATCTCTCGCATATTGGCAAAGGTGCGCAGGGACAAAGCTGTGGCAATACTAATAGCTCCTGTTTGGCCCACACAGGGTTGGTACCCAGTGCTTCTACATTCTCTAGTGCAACTGCCAGTACTGTTGCCACAGTGGGAGGATCTGCTAGTTCGACCACACAACCAGGAGTTCCACCCTCTGAGGTTCAAGATGAGGCTAGCCGCTTGGGTTGTGTCCGGAAATCCCTCTCAGACAAGGGAATTTCTTCTCAAGCTACCAACCTTATCTGTGCAAGCTGGACAACGGGTACAGAAAAACAGTACCAAGCAGTTTGGAAAAAGTGGAGAGGCTGGTGCCGTGAAAGGAATGTCGATTCCCTTCAGGCTCATGTTTCACAAGTGTTAAACTTTCTGGCAGATTGCTTTGGAGAAGGCTTGAGCTACAGTACATTGAACTCTTATAGATCAGCCTTATCGTCGACACTGTGCCCACGTGATGGCACAACAGTTAGCTGTGATCCATTAGTGTCTAGACTATTAAAGGGGATATAACCTGAGACCTCCACTACCACGTTATTCTTCAACTTGGGATGTGTCTTTCTTGACACAGTATCTAGGAACTTTATTTCCCTTAAATAGTCTTAGCCTAAAGCAGCTGACACTAAAAACAGTTTCACTATGTGCTTTATGCTCAGCTGGAAGGTCTCAGACTCTTGGTGCCCTTAGTATCAGTAACTTAGTTCAGCATAAAGTTGCAATTCAATTTATTGTTACAGAACGTTTAAAGACATCGAGACCTGGCAAACCATCAGTTATAGTTATTTTTCCCTCTGTGCCGTCAAAGCCACATGTCTGTCCTATGAGTACAGTTTCTGCGTACATTACACGTACTTGTAATCTTAGAAACCCGACAGATTTTAGGCTGTTTATATCCTTCGTCAAGCCTCATAGAGCGGTTTCTCCTGCCACAATTTCCAGATGGATTAAAACAGTCTTGTCTGATGCAGGCAtagacacttcaattttcaaagCTCATAGTGTTAGGGGGGCTGCAACGTCGGCAGCTTACAACAAGGGTGTGCCCGTAGAGAATATCCTTAAACTGGCCAATTGGTCTAATGAAAGTACTTTTCGTAGGTTCTACTTGAGATCTGCTGAGCCAAGTATGCCAGACTCAGCTGTTAATGTTGTTCATCTCGTTTAAGGTCTCAATAAACGTCTCATTTGAATGTCACTGTTATGCCTCTTGGACTGACCTGTTATACTGTCCTTTGGCTACGGTGCTCTAAAGTCGCAAATTAAGCCCATAATGCGGAGCATATCGAAAGAGAATttaaaattagacgagaggttacttaccttgaagtgtaattataATTCTCTGAAGATATGCGGAGCATTATGGGACTAGTTTCCCTCCCGGTATCTCCTGCCCACCTCTCACTTATCTCATGCCTTCGCCACTGACTCACACTCCCAGGAAGAACTGATTATTATGCAGCACGCCTGGGGTTATGTACCGTCCTCATTTACATTACAATTACTTTGGAAAGTGACTGCTGACTTGTTAGTACCGAAGGAAGTATGCAAATTAAGCCCATAATGCTCCGCATATCTTCAGAGAATtataattacacttcaaggtaagtaacctctcgtctaattttaaattttgcctCTTTCCATCTAATCGTTAATACGCCTTTGTCGAGCGCGAAGCCGGATTGGAAAAAAGCCCTTCTCAAAtgcattaattattcataaggTGATCATCCAACCAAGAGacgccaatttcgtcaaatgcATGTGGTTTGAAACCCCGGTAAAACACTGGAATGACGCGCTATCCATGCGTTTCATGTAATATCAAACCCTAGAGTTTCATAAAGCATCAATCTCTAGTGAACTCATTTCTTAATTGGAATATTAATAACACGTATTTGAATACTTTAAACAAAGACACCAAGATAAACAAACaacttttattattatacatcagactcactatgaaaaatctgattggtcgagagcattcaatcaattcacaatagcttgtgaacgtgacatgataaatgtaatatctgctgcagatattacatttatcatgtcaagttcaacgtctgcctggttactaagccccttggagaaaatggctgaacgcttcgcttctgtttctgaggatgacttatgtgaaaaatgtataataaaaaaattattgaattcggttttcgcatgatatcatgaattatcaaaacctcgtgtctgtgttatctgcctcagccttcggctccGGCAGATAAAACaaagacctcggttttgataattcatgatatcatgctcaacctcatccaataattgtttattaacaCCCTCTCTAATAAGAAGTAACAAGACATTTTCTACAGAAAACATCATGTTCGTCCACTTGTTTacgttaatatttattttacttaaAGTAGGCAGAGGCCATGAACTGATCACAAGAACTCTTCGAATTACCAATTTTAACATTACCTTCTGTGTCTTTAGTCATTTCTTCATTGCTAGTGCTGCACTTAAGCCTACACCTCAGAAACCTCAGCAGACCTAACTTCACAAATCTTTGGCCGATGACCAATAGAGAATCCGATGGGTGTCATCATGTTTTCTCACAGTTAATCCGGTCCCTAGTTAGCTTCTCTTCCACACCTGCGTTAAATAAGCAACAAAACGTGCCGACGACATGTGAAAAATTCGTGAAtattttcatcttcttttattcCTGAAGCGCGATTGAGAAGCTATTTAAAAAAACTCGTGCATCGTGTTTAATCAgggtttccaaacactcgaaaacaataaaagtacTCGGCCTGTGGCTTcgtgctttcatcagttttctcgtgtttggaaaccctGACGAAATTTTGAGATAGTACGTCCATATTGGCGAAATTTCTTGATATAGAGCTTTAATGGCGGGATTTCATCAGGAGCTGTTCCTGAACACCTTGGGAGGTAACTTGGATAGGATTGATGGTGTGAGGAATGCGGGATAGGTGGAAGGGTCTTCTTTGGTAATAACACTACGAAAGTGGTCATTAATTTAGAGCATTAGCTTTAGAAAGGGGATCGCTTGTCAGGCTTCCATTAACCATGAGGTCAGGGACTCCAACATTGCCATTAACATTCGATCGTTTTACATAAGACCAGAAGGATTTCGGATTCTCCTGAATATTTCAGGGGGGCGGAACGTATTTTGCATTGGAGGGGGGGCTAACAAGCAAGCGCCGATGACGCTAACTTGTACGGGGTTCTGGAGGAATTCtctgccagaaaattttgaaatcttgaagctcggaaatgctactttcagcattctcgGCGAGATGTCAAAAAAATAAACGTGGATCAACGGtaaaaaccaagagaaaatgaggggacagagagggaggctcaaggtgttggccgggatatgttatgtccacgaaagctatttttagacgagcggaagtctttgttctagcggaagtctgtcttctgagacgtccgcatgcagtcttgcctcgctctcagcttcttagtgaaaagagaaaatgatggcgcacgtggaaggctgatgaatatttattttctttcaaacatcggaccgaggttggcctgcatgcggacgtctcggaagacttccgctcgtctaaaaataactttcgtggacatgacatatcccaagggctggaccgggagcctccttctctgtcccctcattttctcttgtaaaaacctttttaaaatctttattttttgcttgaaatttgTTGAACCATGGAAGGTTAAAACGACTTGATGTTAATTTACTAGGAATGTTTTTTCTCCACTGTAGATTTAATTGCTTTCTCTAGTTCATTCCATTTATTATCCACCGATGTTCCAGTTAGATTTGACAGGTAAGTATCGCAAAAAGACATCATGTCGTCCTTCATCTTATCAATGTtagcttttttcttaacaaagaTTTAGCGTTTTGATagccttttcttttttaatttggttTCAAATTGATATCAAAAGAAACCATATCATGGTCACTAATACCATGAACTACTACAAGGTTTTGAATGATTGAttcattagggaacttaagcacatgcgtttttgagacgcggacggcaaccgaaagtgagctgtttttccttttaacttgtcgTCACACAACCACACTTACGTTGCTAAGTCTCTTTTCTCtaagagatgattagtataaaaatctgggagataccactgtcctggcacgttaaatgttctcttccggttgccgttcgcgtctcaaaaacgtgcgtgcttaagctccctattgttagTCAGGACAAGGTCCAAGATATTTTCCACGCTTCTTtgccgtccacaaccttggacggcactgCCCCATATGTtcgctgactgtgacttgagcccgctgtgtcccgcGCCTTTCTTTACAGTAATGCCGCTGTTGTTACGTGAGCCCGCACCACATAAAGTATCACGTAAGGATTCGGTGGCTACGTAACcaccgcgcatgctcaacacagtgagctTCGACCCACGGCAGAGGTCTCATCAATCTCGTCCCTAGAgtcagcttttcttttggtcagcaccaagaacacggaaaTCATGGACTTCGGCTCGTCTACGCACTCTCAGAAATTTGACACAACACTGTTCCAGAGATTGAGATTGAGAttgaggtctcttttcccgtactcgtcagcacagcgaacgcaaaagaaaagagacctctgatAGCAGGGATGGCCAGAGAGACAAGTGAACCACTacgtttacaacaaagcatttaaGGCGTCTCATTCTGCATGAAACAATCGCTctcctctgttttctttcatcCGCATTTCGCGCGAAGAAAATCTCTCAACGCAGTGAGATAAGTTGAACGAAAACAAAGCACAGTGCAACAGTTCTTAGAGTTTAAAGAAGCGGGATGAGGAGGGTATAAAAAGGGAGggactaaaaataaaaatgaattaaGACTAGGAGTGCGCTCCTCTTTCACATTCGAACAGCcctttgaagaaagaaaaacactatTTCAGTTAATCTCGTTGCAAAATATTCATTCCTAGGTATCACGTTTTAAACAGTTTTGGGTTCGGAACTACAGAGGGAATTCTAGCACTGAAAACGGCCAAGGACTTTCGGTTTATTCAAGAAAGCAGGCTACGcgttctgtgtgaaaactaaGGTGTTTCCAAACTGAAGAAAccgaatttttttgtttgtgtaaGATAAGCGCTCATAGAGGATCCGATGGGTGTCATCATGTTTTCTCACAGTTAAGACGAACAATACAGGTTGAAACGCGGACTTTTATATGTCATCCCACTCTACCTTCAGAAAAAGCCACTTTAGCACCAGGACGAGCCATAAAAAATGCGATGTGGGACACTTCAGAAATTTTCGAAGAGATCTGTATGTTAACGAACCGTCTGGGAATCACGTTCGTTATAAGACGTTTGAGatctcaaaacaaacaaaaaaattgagatcCTCGGTCACCCCTTTGCTAAGACCGCCGGTTGCCATGTTGGATGAGTAGCAAATTCAAGGCAAGATATGGGgaagttttattgttttcgtaGCGCGTTTGTGTTAAAGAAGGCGATATAGATGCGCAACCGAGTATGTCGTGTACTCTCTTAAGGGCaacaattattaattaaaatgaCGAGCATTGAACTATGCTCATTTGGTGTTCCTCTTATTTCACAAAGCTGTGAAGAGCTCGAAGCTCTTGATCAAAGTCTCAACATGCTTCACTCTGTCAACTATGAACAACAATGTTTCTAAAACCGTCCTCCACGAAAGCCGCGAAATCCTCGGAATCCTCCCCCGCGTCCCCCACGGAATCCACCGCCTTGATTGTTTCCTCGGTAGTGTCTTGGGCCTTGGTAGCCACGCCTGGGTGGTGGACCGCCGCGCCCTCCTCTGTGCATCAACCTATGAGGGACAGATCGAAGAATATGACATGACGCTCTATCGACGGTCAACTTGAACTGCTTCAAACCTGACTTGGACCTTCTTCACTCCGAGACACCCTGGCATGGTCACGTTTGGCCGTGACAATTACAGCTGTCAAGGAGAGGTCCTCTTGTTTAAGTGGAGTAAAAAGTGGCACTAAATAGCACCTCTTATAAATTTGACAGGGGACGGGAAGAAGAGAGGCCCTGCAAACGAGGTTGGTCAAAGTAAAGCACTCGAAGTCAGAAATCAAGGGAAAAAATTAAGGGAAAAAATCCATTTAATATCGTATCAACCGCGGACAGAGTTTGGATTGAAAGCaccactgtgaccaaaaaaatcaattggtATTTTTCTTCGGAATTCAAAAATATGTTAAGTAAACACTAAgtaaccaaagttttaagccttgatttcaaaaagacaccttcttattttaactggagttttcctatttaatagaccgaatgcataaatggcggccaaaaaaatacttttgtttatgtgctaattagactcactagcctcgctctcaagcaacattgtATATGCatacgaggctagtgagtctaattagcacataaacaaaagaaaatttttttggccgccatttatgcagtCGATCTATGGTCCGCCATTTCTAACTTtcagatcttgagagagctggatcgaggagaaaatgacgtcaaaggctcactagtttaagaatgcaatgcgtgtttacgacgcagaattaatatgcagaccgggagttttgggctttcagacttttaaactcgtgttttgcatatataataagctgcattcacacgctgagaTTTTAGGCCAGTGAgcaaatgacgtcacttttccctgaaTCGaatcctctgaggtccaatcggtcagttttgaacgtgagtaactgcggaccgtgaaatccaaaacttacactcaaagtatgCGGCCTTTGGATAAGAGtccaagctcaaaattttggcAATCAGGTGTGAAGCAaacacttttaaaataaaagatgCACTCAAACCTTGACTTACCCAGGGGGGTGCCCCCGCGGAGGAAATTGATTTCCACCCGGTCGGTTTTGCACACCAAGGGTGCCAGCATTAGCTCGCGACAGTGACTTGATGGCATGTAGTATTTTTTCGTCCATGTGATTGGGTTCAGCGATGACTGAGGGCGTGGTAGCGGCACGAACTAACAGGTAATCCAGTGCATGACGTAGTGCTACAACCATCGCAGCTTGATGATGAACAAAACGAAACTGCAACCTGAcagaaatcaaaacaagaatgCGTGTAATAGTATCCCTTTTCAACTTTTCTCTAAAAGTGAGGTTACATTCCATGATCCACTTAGTCCAAACTTATCCAGACGGTCTATCAATATTATAGGATAAGGAAAGGGGAAGTTATTGCTTTAATAGTTTATGCTTAAAAATTTGAGAGACTCGGAAATCTTGTCCTGACAacaacgacggctacgagaacgttatctACGAATATAATTTCCTGTTATTGTGATAATTTCCTGTCATTTGGCATGGAGAGTGTGCAtcaacattccaggaaaaaaaaCTGGTATGTATGGTTTGGACGTTTGCAGAACGCAATGAAGATTTATCGCCAGGCTCTCGCGTCCACCACGCaacatttcacgtcgttgtcatgGCGATAAACATGACGAATTAAGAAATTTACCGAAACGTAGAAAGCACGTGCAGGACGTGCacagcctttgtttttgttcattgaaCTTAATGTTTTGTGGATTACAGAACAATACGTTTTCAATGCTTCTACTTCACTTGTAAACCAAAATAAATCCGGTACAGCTGCTGCATGTTTTAAAAGTTGAAAGCCTTACaataagggactgtgcaataattatcaggagggggggggccctaaaaccagaggggggggccttaagttaaaataatggaaaggaggggggggctctacattagatttctcaagtaagttgagggggggtcttaattaaatttcacaaattcgataatgaataaataaacattttccaaatagacagatgccacgcctttgactatccataatgtctaaatattgcatcaacataaacacatgctttaacttatttagaatgtcaacatatgatagattgaaacaatcgctcatgcacagaagtcacaaaccacgttgtgagctttgccaataaaacatttggcatttaagaggtcccgcagacatgccaggtctgttcttgatttaaacagcgagagggtttctaggtctacagtttctagctgaggaatgccacatacttctgtttcatagttgtcatcaatgggttcacctcccaaagaccgaaaaattatacaggttcgggtcctacggctttctgaggcagcaatcctcttcttctcccattttttcttctgttccttcttttttcttgatttggatgctttagatttggcaccaataggaaatgtcgctttatatttagccatcaccctatccaggccttctacaagatgcagaacgtttaaaccgacttgagactttattgaatggcgttgttcagcattaaaattgtgtaaacagctgaggccagtcttcagtgtttttctaacttggttacgacagcattgagcttgtcctggatatcatttgcctcttgtttgcaacgtctgatgttgctgtcatcatggggagctggcttgtaatcctctcggagaaaccttcctgcacaagcagggttgtcggataaaagatattggtatctgttctcaagtttttcaatatctcaaggtacgggttagagagggggaggggcacatcataattttgagagaacgtgagggggggggggggggggtcacagctaatcttgacgctgctggagggggggacctatctaatttttcctttggtgaagctcattttaggacccccccttcctgataattattgcacagtccctaattGCTTGGTGCTACATCTAATGCTACCTTAGAGTTTACAAGAGCATCCTCGAAACCACGTAGTCGAAGTCGCGTGACCTCCCTTTGTACGACaataaggagtttaagaaacgacggcGGCTACGGCAACGGTAACGTCAAAAAGCAgaaatattattggttaaaataaccaaaatgatcgtgctgcacgtgtggtacgcatttttaaacatttctctcGCGTACTCGTCAAAACCACTGCGTGAAAAgaacaaatttaaggttttgacgacaacgtggacaaatcAAATCCTTTCGTACCAATCCaattataggacacttcgcccatattgtataatacaaacaaaatggaataatcatgaaatacttagaataccTCAAAcctatattttgaagtgacacTTTCGTCGCTGTGGCCGGCgaggtttcttaaactccttaatGAGTGACGTAAGCGACAACTTAGAAATAGAAATGAGAATATTCACCAGTCGTCCATTCTGACGATACCGTTTTCAGATTCGACTTTACTCTGACTGAACATCAACAACTGGAGAGGATTTACCATGGTCGTCTGTTTGCACGAAACTGCGCTCGTGCGAATCtacagcaaacaaaaaaaacaacacacaaaAATGTGAGAAACGAAGCTGGAGTTGTCTGGCTACACGCAGGCTTGACCATAGCGGCTGGCCATGCATGGAGATAATATATCGACTCGTGTGATGGcgttcttggaaaaaaatattctgcTTATGGGTGATGATGATAGGCTTTCTTGCTAAaagaattttgattaattttagCGAAGTTTCAAGTTACGTTCACCACTTTCCAAAGGAATAGGCCCTATGTATGATTACGACATATCctcaaaaattcaccaccaagcgtcgtttgcacaaaattatttacattttctgGATGTGAAATACTGTTCGCACGTGAGAAACCTTTTCAAGTCTGCTTCTTGGGGTTTCAGCTAAAGATAAGTTTGCAAATTTGGTTTTCGAaatcgaggcttggtggtgaaatcagctagttcgacgtcatcacgcataagggctattgTTTCTATCTTTTCGTCAGGCAGGCGCTAGGAATAGAAAGCGTGAACTCGAACACAAGCGCTTTGAGCAAGCACAATTGTCCTTCACCCTACCTATTTCAAACGCGTGCTACGAAGGAAATGGTTCCTGGGGCATCGTTGTCTTACCTTCTCACCAAACACAAAGAAAGGAGACGGAAACGTTTGTTCCCTATTGGAGCAGTTCACCGAAGATTTGTGGATCAACGCAGCTTTGCCTTCAGTTGTCAAAACCTTTCGCTTCTCTCGATGAACACACACATTGGGGTACAAACCAAGACACAGCAGCGCAACAACCTAAAACCAAACATGTCATCACATACGACTAGCATTAATAAGGGATTAATAAATGAAGGGCTTTCCAACTTTTCGGTGACTAATTCCTGCTAGTGTCGAAATACAAGACAACACCGTAACTGTTTAGGGCTACCGACTGGCAAAGCCTCGAGTGATTGGAGAAAGAACGGACGGCTCttcaaatagcccatttccgattTCCTCGATACCTCAGTTTCAAatcgagtcctggtgcacaaccattcaaatggaaatgagttgcgtattcttatgcaaatcaaactcatttcacttacaatagttgagcaccaagactcacttcgaaaccgagagaAACAACAACTCGAAATTGGCCTATTGAAGTAAGGAGATAGTCAATAtcaaatattattatatggctctgtctcaggaggactgggaactacaaaattcacgaatttgattggctaaaatcgatattgaccgcggtctagattttcccatctagaccggcatctagaccggtaatgttttgcggtgaaaagatgcaaactaaaatgcaaaaatattgagtattttattctaccaatatttatttatggaagtgccaaacagcatgatgacaaaagagaggatgaaaagcaaactttgacagaattaagttcagctcatcgccactcatcgccgttcgcaagcaaaatgtcagttagtacaaaccagttacattaaacgaattaaactgttcttgttggccatataataaacatcttattaaccgagctaggtcggtctgtatgggagaatcttgacctcggtcgctggtacagacctcactgcgttcggtctgtactggcgacctcggtcaagattctcccatacagaccttccgctcggttaataagaactaatgaACACCAGAAAATAAATGGAGAGATTTTCGGCTTCGAACTCGCTCGCACAGAACACCAGGAAATCAGGGGTTTTGGCGAAGTTATGAAATGTTCTCCTTCGTTGAACGCAATACGGGCAGTCAACATTGCTTAAGAATAGTACCTTGGACACTAAGGGTTACTAAAGTTGTGGGGAACTGTTTCTCCGGCTGGCCGCATGTCGCTTCTAGCCACGAGATTCAGGTACGTCTCGCGATTCAACTTTTGGTAACAAAACTAAGAGCTGCATTGTTCTAGGAGTCTAACCATATATCTTACCATATCTAGTTTGGAGTCTGGACCACTGTAGTTAAACGGCTGAGGATGCATGCATTCTGTCAAGATAGAAGCCAATCCAATAAACCATTTTATCGTTGCCTGTTACCTCATAAATGCAGCCCCATTCTCTCGAGTCTGATAAACGAGCTAATAACAGCTCTGGAATGATCTTTTTGCTCTTATCTACGATTTATGGTTTTTGAAATGTAATAAAGCACTTCCTTGACTTAGCTCATACTGCTTTCGGGGAGGTTTTCAACTGGGAAACCAAAAGCCAAAACCACAATAATTAcgtaaaaaattacaaaatcataACTATTAAATGATTTGAAGTGCTCCCATTAACTCTACCTTAACGTTGGCCCTGATGTGGCTCACAGTGAAGTCGTATTTTAACGGACAAGCGCTCAAGTTTGCTTCGTCGGGAAATGTATGGCAGCCACGttgaatttttgaagaaaaaggagGTTGAGAAGAGAGATAAGTTGCTACGAAGTGGTGGAGCATTCATCTCAAATACAGCATGACGACTCCCTGAATAATCGTGCGCAAGAAAGTTAAGACGCCTGTACTGCAGACTAGCCCCACataagataaaagaaaaatccAGGTCCTTCCAGTAACGTAGAGTCGAATGAATAAGCGACTAAAGCACCAACGAATAGCCGCAGCATCAAGCACAGAAAGTTGTGAACGAGTGCATGTCGACAGTTCCAATGCCACTGGAATTGTCCACTCTGTCCGCTACTCGAGCAAAGGGATTTCTGGCCAATCCCATGCGTAGCACATGTAATGCAGCACACTATAATATTGCACACTGGACAAAGAAGAGTCCTAGCTTTCCGTGACACCCGTGTAACTTAAGTTGACAAAATGGGAACAGATTCAAAGAGAATAAATACTTACCATCAGGAAACCCGGCAATGCAAAGCAGATCTTTAAGCTGGAGCTACAAGAAAAAACATGAATAACATCAGAATCTGCAGTGCCGAGTCTTTCACAAAAGGATTAGCGCTAAACGCTGTTCAAAAGAAAACGTGCGTCATAAAAGACGGGGTACCTTAGGGAAATGCAGATTATTTGTTAAACAACTGTGGACGACTAAAACCGAAACTGTGCgcaataagaaataaaaattctgACTGTGATAATTCACTACACatttttgtctttattgttcCTTAGATTCCAGATCATTTTTATCGCCAAGGTAAAATCTTTTCcttgttctgttctgtttttGTAACCACCATCATGGGCTGCAAGCCATTTTTGGGTAAATTCAAACTGACGAAGCAAGGAGCGGAGCGACTTCTTAAATTACAGTCTGTCTTGACGTTAGAACCGGGAATTCAAATGGCCAACATATTTAAGATACTAACCACGCTCTGATATTGTGTACAATCGAGAACAAGATATAACGCTGCTCTTTACAAGCTCTAGGCACGGGCGTTAGCCCTAATGCGTAAAAAAGCTAAGGCCCATAGTTTCTGTCCTTTCATCCCCGATAGTCATGAAAATAGCCTCGTTCTGACCGTCGTAAATGGCTCAGTATTACAGTGGCAGCAGCCGCAGTGTTATCATACCTTAGCCTCAGATGTCATGCGCAGAGTTGATA
The sequence above is a segment of the Montipora foliosa isolate CH-2021 chromosome 2, ASM3666993v2, whole genome shotgun sequence genome. Coding sequences within it:
- the LOC137990976 gene encoding ATP-dependent RNA helicase A protein-like — its product is MTSEAKLQLKDLLCIAGFPDECMHPQPFNYSGPDSKLDMVVALLCLGLYPNVCVHREKRKVLTTEGKAALIHKSSVNCSNREQTFPSPFFVFGEKIRTSAVSCKQTTMVNPLQLLMFSQSKVESENGIVRMDDWLQFRFVHHQAAMVVALRHALDYLLVRAATTPSVIAEPNHMDEKILHAIKSLSRANAGTLGVQNRPGGNQFPPRGHPPGLMHRGGRGGPPPRRGYQGPRHYRGNNQGGGFRGGRGGGFRGFRGFRGGRF